One Synechocystis sp. LKSZ1 genomic window, ACCAATCCAATTCCTTGGGGTCAAGGCCCTGGTCTTGGGCTTGTTGTTGGGCCATCCGTCGCCATTGGGCCAAGGCCTGGCCATCGATCCATTCGGTCACGGTAGGAATGCGAGATAGGAGGAATAAGACGACAAAAGTAAAGGGTGGAGGGCCGACAGGGCCCTCCACCCGAGGATCAGGATACTATCCTTACCAATCGCTGACTATTCAACGCCAGGGGCAATCAGTTCCCGCTCTGCCGCAGGAAGGACGATTACTTTGCCATCCCCGTCAATATCGACGACGGCGGCACTGCCTTCCTTGAGACGACCGGAGAGAATTTCCTCCGCCAGTACATCTTCAAGTAGGCGCATGATGGCCCGACGCAGGGGACGCGCACCGTAGGAGGGATTGTAGCCCTCTTCCACTAAGCGCTCCTTAAATTTGTCGGTCACGGTCAGGGAGATATTCTTCTCAACAAGACGGGTGAAGACATCGCGTAGCAGGATTTCGGAAATTTCCTTCACTTCCTCCTTATTCAACTGACGGAAGACAATAATTTCATCCAAACGGTTCAGGAATTCTGGACGGAAGTATTGTTTGAGTTCTTCATTCACCAGGGAGCGAATGCGATTGTATTGAGCTTCCGATTGATTGTCGGAGAATTCAAAACCGAGGCCCCCGCCGCCTTTTTCAATGACCTTGGAGCCAATATTGGAGGTCATGATCAGCAGGGTGTTTTTGAAGTCTACCGTGCGGCCCTTAGCATCGGTCAGACGGCCATCTTCTAGGATTTGCAGGAGCATGTTGAAGATATCGGGGTGGGCCTTTTCGATCTCATCAAAGAGCACGACGGTGTAGGGCCGACGACGAACCGCTTCTGTTAACTGGCCCCCTTCGTTGTAGCCGACATAGCCCGGCGGAGAACCAATCAGTTTAGAAACGGTGTGGCGCTCCATGTACTCAGACATATCCAGACGAATCATGGCTTCTTCGGAACCGAAGAAGTAGGCGGCCAGGGCCTTGGTCAATTCGGTTTTACCAACGCCGGTCGGGCCGGAGAAAATGAAGCTGGCAATGGGACGATTGGGGTTTTTCAGGCCCACCCGCGCCCGTCGAATGGCTCGGGAAACGGCTTTCACCGCATCTTCTTGGCCAATTAGCCGTTGATGCAGAGTGTCTTCCATGTGCAGGAGTTTTTCGGATTCGGTTTCCGTCAACTTGTTCACCGGCACCCCTGTCCAGGAGGCCACAATGTGGGCGATCTCTTCCGAGGTGACTTGGGGTTCGTCTCCCCCGTCTTCATTTTTCTTGCTGGAAGCGATTTCCCGGATCTGCTTTTTAATCTCCATTTCCCGGTCTCGTAGTTCCCCAGCCTTATCAAAGTCCTGGGCCCGCACTGCATCATCCTTTTGCTTGAGGATTTGCCGCAGTTCCTTATCGAGTTCCTTGGCGGCTGGGGGAAGTTGGGAGTTGATCAGACGAACGCGAGAACCAGCTTCGTCGATCAAGTCAATGGCCTTGTCGGGCAGATAGCGGTCAGAGATATAACGGTCAGAGAGTTTGGCCGCCGCTTCTAGCGCCTCGTCTAGAATTTTCAGCTTGTGGTGCTGTTCGTAGCGCTCCCGCAGGCCGTAGAGAATTTCAATGGTTTCATCCACCGAGGGTTCACCGACCATCACGGGTTGAAAACGGCGCTCCAGAGCCGCATCCCGTTCGATATGTTTACGGTATTCATCCAGGGTGGTGGCCCCAATGCACTGGAGTTCGCCCCGAGCCAGGGCCGGTTTGAGAATATTAGCGGCATCAATGGCCCCTTCGGCAGCTCCCGCACCGATCAACGTGTGGACTTCATCGATCACCAGGATGACGTTGCCGGCTTGGCGAATTTCATCCATGATTTTTTTCAGGCGTTCCTCAAATTCCCCCCGGTATTTGGTACCAGCTACGAGGAGGCCAATGTCCAGGGTCACAACCCGTTTTTCTTCCAGGATGTCGGGAATATCTTTGTTGGCAATACGCTGGGCCAGGCCCTCGGCAATAGCGGTTTTACCCACGCCCGGTTCCCCGATCAAGACGGGGTTATTTTTGGTGCGGCGGCCGAGGATTTGAATCACCCGCTCAATTTCTTTTTGGCGGCCGACCACGGGATCGAGCTTGCCTTCCGCCGCCATTTGGGTCAGATTCGAGCCAAACTCATCCAAGGTAGGGGTTTTGGTACGGCCCTGGGAACCGCCGCCAGCGGCAACTTCTGCGGTTTCACCCAGCATGCGAATCACCTGAGTCCGCACTTTGGACAGGTCAACCCCCAAGTTTTCCAGAACACGGGCGGCCACCCCCTCCCCTTCGCGGATCAGACCCAACAACAGGTGTTCCGTGCCAATGTAGTTGTGACCCAGTTGGCGGGCTTCTTCGAGGGACAGTTCCAGGACGCGCTTGGCCCTGGGAGTAAAGGGAATCTCAACGGCGACAAAGCCGGAGCCCCGCCCAATAATTTTTTCGACCTCAATGCGAGCATCCTTAAGATTAACCCCCATTGATTTCAAGACCTTGGCGGCGACGCCGGTGCCTTCGCCGATCAGACCCAGGAGAATTTGTTCCGTGCCGACGAAGTTGTGTCCGAGGCGACGGGCTTCCTCCTGAGCGAGCATGATTACTTTTATAGCTTTTTCTGTGAAGCGTTCAAACATGACTTAAATCCATCACCTCAGCTTGCCCTGTGTATTGCTGATTTTAACATAGCGTCTTTTCTTAGCTGTTGTGTTCCGTACCGCTTCTCCGCTAGAATTGCGCTTTACTGGCAAGCTATGTCGGTTCTTCTAAGTCTCGCCCCGTCTACCTTCGATTTCCTTGAAGTTTCCTTGGTTCACTAACCCCACGTTCGGAAATCCCTCCACCTTCACTTCGGTTACATCTTGATTTTCCTGCTTGGGATCTTTCTTGCTCTTATTAGCGTCTCTGTTTACAATCCATTTGGCTAAGTTCGTCCCCTTCATTGATTACGTGTGCTTATGATGCCAACTATTCCTTTCCTTCGCCCCCAGTCTATCCTGTCTTTTTCGTTGGGTCTATTCACACTGAGTTTGGCCTGGATTCCCACGGCGGCCCAGAGTGCAGGAGGCTGGAACCAGTTTGATGTGTGTGTCACTGAACTGACTAACAATGACGTGAGCCCAGAGGCGGCGGCGGCCGGCTGTGCAGAGGCCCTGATTCCCAAGGAGTTATCTCAATGTGTGGCCATCATTCGGGGGGGGACGACCTTGAGTGGGAACGTGGCGCTCCAATCCTGTTTCCAAGTCCGTCGTCCCGTTGATCTAGGCAACTGCGTGGTCGATATTCAAGCAGCTAC contains:
- a CDS encoding ATP-dependent Clp protease ATP-binding subunit; this encodes MFERFTEKAIKVIMLAQEEARRLGHNFVGTEQILLGLIGEGTGVAAKVLKSMGVNLKDARIEVEKIIGRGSGFVAVEIPFTPRAKRVLELSLEEARQLGHNYIGTEHLLLGLIREGEGVAARVLENLGVDLSKVRTQVIRMLGETAEVAAGGGSQGRTKTPTLDEFGSNLTQMAAEGKLDPVVGRQKEIERVIQILGRRTKNNPVLIGEPGVGKTAIAEGLAQRIANKDIPDILEEKRVVTLDIGLLVAGTKYRGEFEERLKKIMDEIRQAGNVILVIDEVHTLIGAGAAEGAIDAANILKPALARGELQCIGATTLDEYRKHIERDAALERRFQPVMVGEPSVDETIEILYGLRERYEQHHKLKILDEALEAAAKLSDRYISDRYLPDKAIDLIDEAGSRVRLINSQLPPAAKELDKELRQILKQKDDAVRAQDFDKAGELRDREMEIKKQIREIASSKKNEDGGDEPQVTSEEIAHIVASWTGVPVNKLTETESEKLLHMEDTLHQRLIGQEDAVKAVSRAIRRARVGLKNPNRPIASFIFSGPTGVGKTELTKALAAYFFGSEEAMIRLDMSEYMERHTVSKLIGSPPGYVGYNEGGQLTEAVRRRPYTVVLFDEIEKAHPDIFNMLLQILEDGRLTDAKGRTVDFKNTLLIMTSNIGSKVIEKGGGGLGFEFSDNQSEAQYNRIRSLVNEELKQYFRPEFLNRLDEIIVFRQLNKEEVKEISEILLRDVFTRLVEKNISLTVTDKFKERLVEEGYNPSYGARPLRRAIMRLLEDVLAEEILSGRLKEGSAAVVDIDGDGKVIVLPAAERELIAPGVE